The Alicyclobacillus macrosporangiidus CPP55 genome segment TATTGAGAATGGCTTTGGAGTGACCGTGGTTCCTTATTCCGTCATCGCCGCTGTTGCAAACCAGAGGCGGGTTCGCTGTTTTCCGATTCCTGATCCGCATGGTGTTGTTCCAACGGTGTTCATGCGGCGCAGAGATCTGTACGTCACAACTGCGTTGCGTACATTTATTGACTTTGCGCGTTCCTTGCTCAGTAAAGTCAGTCAACGTTGAGTTGGTTATCAATGGCTTAGAAAACGCCTTGAATGAGTTTGGAATATCCGCAGCAGAAAGGAACCCTTGGTTTTATCCGAGTATTGGAGAGTATGCCTGTTTGCTTGAGAAGCAGGGCTCTCGAGTGCACTCTTTTATCGCCGTAACAATTCCTTGCGTATCATGCGGGCTGACAACATAGTGACCGTATTTCCGCAGGATGTTAGCCGCCGTTCCTTTCTCATCCGTTATACCTAAAATTCTCTTCCCTGCTCCTAAATAGTCCACAAGCTTAGATGCCAAAAAAGGATTGATCCCAGTCTTGGAAGGGGCGTCGATCAACAAGAGAACATCGCTCTTTGTCATCAGGTTGAGACTTTCGAAGTACGTTACTCTACTGCGGGTGATCGTCACGGGTGATTTATCAACCATGTCAGCAAATTTGGATTCAATGTTGCCATAAAAATTGACCTTTACATGGTTCAGGAGAGTTGGAGTGGTACGAGCAATATGCTCTAACGCCTTGATAAATGGCTCGGGTGAGCGAGCACCGTAAAAGTCGCCAAAATACGCAAAGGAAACGGTAGGCGGGGTGTCGAGTGTTTTTTCATGCGTGTTTTGACTGTAGAGCTCGGGAACGTAGTGGTGCGGTAATACGGTTGATTTGTCCCTTATGTTAAGAGAAGTGTACTCCTGGTCGTAAAGGTCCAAGATTTCTTCCGTTGGGAAAACAATCGGCATGGCGGACTACTTGTTCCCCCCGGCTTCAAAAAGCAGTATATGACTTTCGCCCATTCTTTAAGGTCCTCGATCCAGCACAGCACGCCATAGGAGGTGAACACGATGTCGAACTCGTCTGTTAAGACTTTGGGTAAGGACAGGATGTCGGAGCAAATGAATTCGGCATCCAGTCCCACTTCGTCGTTCAATTTCCTGGCAAGTTCAATGGCTTTGTCGGAAAAGTCTACTCCGACCACCTTCACCCCAGTTCTTGCCCATGACAGAGAGTCAAGCCCGAAATGACATTGTAGATGTAGCATCCGCTTACCCTGGATATTGCCGAGTTCCAATAGTTCTACAGGGTGTAACGTCGAATTGCCTCCCAAGAACTCCTTCAATCGATAAGCATCGGACTTGCTGTGAATGCCAACTAACTCGTTCCACCTTGCTTTATTCACGCTCAGATAATCGAACTGTTTCATTCACAATAGCTCCTTTATGGATGAACTTAGATATGAAAAAGCCGTTCAGAGCGTATGCCCCGAACGGCACCTTGTAGTATGCTTGCCAAGAAAGAACTATCCGTAAAGAGCAAGCACGCTAACCGGATTGCCGAAAAAGGGCAT includes the following:
- a CDS encoding class I SAM-dependent methyltransferase, which gives rise to MKQFDYLSVNKARWNELVGIHSKSDAYRLKEFLGGNSTLHPVELLELGNIQGKRMLHLQCHFGLDSLSWARTGVKVVGVDFSDKAIELARKLNDEVGLDAEFICSDILSLPKVLTDEFDIVFTSYGVLCWIEDLKEWAKVIYCFLKPGGTSSPPCRLFSQRKKSWTFTTRSTLLLT